In Lactuca sativa cultivar Salinas chromosome 5, Lsat_Salinas_v11, whole genome shotgun sequence, the DNA window aaaaatatgtttgAAAGTACACTAACCACTTTCtctataaattaaaattttatatatgcCATCTTAACATCACAAACCTGCGATGAGCTGGCACCACACGTTTAGAAGCTTTCATGGGGCTTGGATTCTGATTAATTTGTACATCTGtcaacaaaaataataaattatataataCTTATCAATATAATATAATACATTTGTTTATATTTATTGATAACATGTTAAAATGGtttaaaagtcaaccaaagtATACTCAAGTCTTGACAACCTACTAGCATATATATTAACTATCTATCAggagggtatttatgtcttttgcacACACAAGAGATGGAGAGCAAGTCCATGTCATATCTTTTTGGATGGGAAAAAAGCTGCATCTTTTGTCCCATTGATATAAGTCTGAGTTTCGGTCTTAGTTTAATGCATATCAAATACAGTACATGTTATGTGGGCCCAAgtagaaaacacacacacacacacacacctgacACATCATTGGGATTGGTAGCAGATAAAGTATCTGAGGTTAATTTGTCATGAGATATGTGCCGTTTTGGATAATGTAgcccatcaagttgtttttgaatATGTTTACTCTTTTCCTGTTAAGTCACATGGAAAAGGAAAATACCAAAAGAATGACTTAATACAGAAATAGTGAATTGGGAAATAAAACTAAGATGATTATTAAATactatcagaaaaaaaaaaaaaaaaaaaaaaaaaaaaaaaaaaaaaaaaaaatgatttatttacCTGTTCAGCTGAAAGCTTCTTTGTCAACTGGCAGCGACCCTCTTgctctaaaaataaaataaagagtttttacattttttttataaaaaatgaaagAGGGTAAATTTTTAGAAAGAAAGGACTCAATGGGGAAAGTCTCATTTCTCTCATCTTTTGCATTAAGTTAAAAAGATACAttcatattatattatatatataacttatcaGATTAAGTCATATCCTACTTTCGATTCTTCCTATTACAGCATTGTACTTTACTTTGAAATATGAAGAAATGAAAAACAAACCTATGAAGCACATcggtatttcttgcatttaaccaaaGAAACCAAAATTTCTGaagtataaaatactttatataaaaaaaattgaaagaaaaaaaaatcacctTGAATTAGCAATTTTTGATTTCTTTGATGTGCTTTGTAGAGATCAAGTGAAAGAATGGCCATGGTCTCATTTGCAGCAGTATCAACACACTTAAGCAAAGAAATGGAGATTCGGGGCATTCCTTTTGACTTTTGAGCAATTAGTCTAGCACATTCAGGtcctaaaatttaaaaaaaaaaattagaaattaaAAGCACATTAAAGCATGATAAGATAAGGTTCCACATCTTTAAAACCATCAAATCTTGTTGTATTGCATTTGACATGCATTAGACTGGGACTATGACCAAAATGGTGTCTTTGTGTaaaaagacgtgaatgccctcATCATCAAAAAGAGAGAGGAAGACAAGATAAGTTGTACTGTGTTTGGCATGCACTGGACTGGGACTAATGTCAATGGaacaaagtttcaaaattttataGCTACAGATAAGTTTCATGGATTTTCATAAAATGACAATATAAAAGGAATAGAGAAAGCATGAAagaataaagttaaataaaagaAAGGTAAGGATCCAGGAAATTAGTAATTCGTAATTACCATCTGATTTTGATTTTCCCTCCAAAACAAGCTTCACATCCCCAAACTTTATGGAATTAACAAGGTATTCCAGAAACTCAGACCAAGAACCTCCAATCCCAATGTCATCCCTCTGTGTATAGAATCAAGGATTAATAAAAACTAGTTTGGATTTTGGATATATAATCACTTCATGTTATTATTATGATTAGTCATTCATTACtaataattagtttattaataaGGACTACTGATTAGGGTTAGTTTAGGAAAGCTTGAGTATAAAtaagctattagggttacaaaggAAGCAGAAATTGAGTTTAGAACCCTAGGAGACCACCTACTTATCGAATTTAGGTTTTATGTATAGCTAACTAAAGGTAGAGAAGACAATCAGAACAATTGTAACCTGTAACCTTAGAACCATAGGATAAATATTCAATATACGAATTCATAAGACAGAAATTTATACTGTTATGATGGAGGGGCAAACATAAATGCAATATAACTTAAAGTTTAAAGCCTTGCAAATTATTGTTTCGATTTATGTAAATTGATGTGCTGAATATCATATATCTTTAGGAATTGGGATCGAATTAGCGAGACAAAAAGAAAATAGATAGTATATGATGTAGGATATAAGGCTAACCATATCATCGAGCTGCTCAATTGATCGAACTGCCGAAAAAGTACTTGAGAAAAAATCGGTGGCATGAAATGTGAGGTGAGAAGAGTCCGGCGCATGAACTTGGAACAAAAATGGACGGGGCGTCGACGTCGTCGCTGGCCATTCTACCTTCGGCTCGCCGAATAAGGGTTCGAAATCTTCTACTTCCATTTTAAAACAGATTGAAagtttcaacaaatataaacgaTAGCTTTAAAAGTTATGAAACTTGAATACAGGTGTTAGGGTTTAAGAACATCTCCAACTTCAATTCTCTTTAAACTAAAATCGAATAAAAATATTGAAAtagtttcatcttcaactctatcAATTTTCAAAGGGCTCTTAATTTTTTAAGAAATGTTTGCTTATATCTTAAGTTcatttttagacaaaattgcaaaaatggtccctatggttttttattttatgtggttatggtccaaacgtttgaaaagttgcagatttggtccttttcaacaagttttattgtggttttggtccctcgtCCGTTAAGTTTAACCGGTTGgctgttaacttttttaaaatgacaattttaccctcagggaccattttcacagttttgtcttttaccataccataaggaccatttttgcatacattattttttattttattgaagtattatatattaatatatattatttttaatatataatattatttattaataaacattgttttattgaattattaatttattatagttTTTTTTGGAACGgctataaatgatttttttttaaattttttttgttggggtaattctttttattgagttattatatatcaatatatatagttttttaatatacaatatttgtatcataataaatattatattattggattattaatttcttttagttaatatttttaattttttttaattatttttattggattatttcttttaatttattattttcttcatatactaaatattgttttattggattattaatttattttagttaattattttttaaaaaaaattatcgaagtaattattttttattgaattattatatatcaatacatatagtttttaatatataatatttatattataataaatattatcttatcggattattattatcttttagttaatttttgtaatttatttttttaaactattttttgttggattattacttttaatttattattttcttcatatactaaatattattttatcggaTTATAATAGTAGTTCTTGTTAATTTTATTGGTTCCACCACAAAGTCATGGGATACACAAAATCGTGGTCTCTCATCATCGAAATCGTTTGGATCGTTGTCAAACACTTTCATTTCATCTAGCTTATAATGAGAAACCATTGGGAAAATACCACCACCATCACTCGGTCACCACCACCACTTATAAATTTTATCGAGGTTTGTTGCGCATTATATGAGATATGAAGGATTCCAGTGGATTATGAAAGAGGTTATCGCAGGTGGCTACCAACAACGCTGGGTGGAATAGGGTATAGTATCTATTGAACCTCCGATGAAGGTGTTTGGAGGTGATCTTGCTAATTTTTGACGATGATAATCGACACTTTTACGTATTTCGGCGACTTTGTGATGAAACTAATAAATTTAAAACCAATTAATAGTAtacattcaaaataaaataataatccgataagattatatttattatattaaaaaaataataaattaaaagtaatatttcaataaattaataattcaaaaaaaaattacaaaaattaataatccaataatgtattatttattatgatgtaaatattatatattaaaaataatatttgttgatatataataatctaataaaaaaaattgctccaacaaaaagaaattataaaaagaGTCAACTAAAAGAAATTTATAGTCCAATAAAATACtgttttgtaatatgtaataatcccataatataatatttattatgatataaatattatatattaaaaactatatgtacagatacataataattcaataaaaaagaattacttcgacaaaaaaattataaaaaaaataattagctAAAATAAACTAACAATCCAATAAAACAAcatttagtatatgaagaaaataataaattaaacgtaataatacaataaaaatgtttaaaatttataaaaattaactaaaaaaattaataatccaataatataatatttattacgatataaatattatatattaaaaactatatgtattgatatataataatttaataaaaaagaattactccaacaattttaaaaaaaatcaactaaaataaattaataatccaataaaataatatttattaatatataatattatatattaaaaataatatctattaatatataatactttattaaaataaaaaataatatatgcaaaaatggtccttatagtatagtaaaagacaaaactgtgaaaatggtccctgggggtaaaattatcattttaagGAACTTAACGGacgagggaccaaaaccacaacaaaacttgttgaaaaggaccaaatctgcaacttttcaaacgtttggagcataaccacataaaatgagaaaccacagggaccagttTTGCAGTTTTGTCTCATTTTTATGTCCTTAAAATCCGCATATTTGGTCAACAATTGTCATAATTACCCTTTTTCCGATTTTATTCTTCTATAGCATTTGGGGATGTTTGGTTGTAGGATTTGAGTGTGTTTGGTTTGCTTACATTTTTTTCTTCCATCACACTCTTCTCTCAATCTCTCCCTATTCTATCTATCTTATTTCGTTGGTAAACCAAGTTTAAAAGGGAAGGTTGCCACCTCCGTTCCAGCCACTTTTAGCAACCCCTCCACCTTCTTCTTTCTTCATTAATTGTCACTCAAA includes these proteins:
- the LOC111912980 gene encoding uncharacterized protein LOC111912980, producing MEVEDFEPLFGEPKVEWPATTSTPRPFLFQVHAPDSSHLTFHATDFFSSTFSAVRSIEQLDDMRDDIGIGGSWSEFLEYLVNSIKFGDVKLVLEGKSKSDGPECARLIAQKSKGMPRISISLLKCVDTAANETMAILSLDLYKAHQRNQKLLIQEQEGRCQLTKKLSAEQEKSKHIQKQLDGLHYPKRHISHDKLTSDTLSATNPNDVSDVQINQNPSPMKASKRVVPAHRRSKVRGALLRDIDEDD